The region CGGTCGATCGCTGATTCCTCGATTTTGTCATCGCCTCTTGACCCGTAAATTATAAAAAGGGCTTTCCTAATTAGAGTCGATCCCGGTATACTGAAAAACTGCATTGTAAAAATTGCAATACCCAGCTTGGAGACCCAATCATGTCGCGCAGATGTCAATTGACTGGGAAGAAGGCTAACAATGGCATGGCCGTCTCCCACTCCCATATTCGAACTAAGAAACTACAAGAAGTAAACCTACAGTGGAAGCGCTTCTGGTGGCCCGAAGGCAGTCGCTTCGTCCGCCTTCGTGTTTCGACCAAGGCAATTAAAACGATCCAGAAAAAGGGCTTGGCAGCATTTGCGAAGCAATCTGGTGTGAACTTGGCGAAGGTGTAAACCGCGCGGAGTCATTGCTGCCGTGGTTTTTATCGCTGAACGTTTAGGGTGTTGATGAGGTGTCATCAACACCCTCGTTTTTTGTCTGGGGTCAATTGAGCCGTTCAATGTTATGGGACAAAACTAGGGAGATTCCGCCATCTGGCGGATAATTTTCTACCCTGAGAGACTTGACTTTAGGTTTTCTTTTCAGAAAGTCTACTGAGACTTCACCCAGATTGGGGCGCTTCAGGCTAAGGTAGTTAATTGTTATTCGGCTAAGACATTCTGTCGAAAACTGACATTCTCAGAACAACTTGGGGATAAATAATCTAAGGCAGAAAAGGCAGCTTGCGAGTGCAACATCGTATTGCACTA is a window of Romeriopsis navalis LEGE 11480 DNA encoding:
- the rpmB gene encoding 50S ribosomal protein L28, whose product is MSRRCQLTGKKANNGMAVSHSHIRTKKLQEVNLQWKRFWWPEGSRFVRLRVSTKAIKTIQKKGLAAFAKQSGVNLAKV